One part of the Solea solea chromosome 16, fSolSol10.1, whole genome shotgun sequence genome encodes these proteins:
- the zfand2a gene encoding AN1-type zinc finger protein 2A isoform X1 — protein MEFPDLGEHCSEKTCKRLDFLPMKCDACQEIFCKDHITYANHRCTSSYKKDVQVPVCPLCNTPIPIKRGEMPDIKVGEHIDRDCKSDPAQRKRKIFTNKCSQGGCKQKEMIRVTCDQCHLNYCLKHRNPLDHDCKTDDKPLPKPGHAAVMRAQSASSNSASSSSYASGNSRPVFNGVRANTRGNHSGTTQQIPAPVSAHSVIPPSASFQAGMTEEQALQRALEMSLAETMPAVQPTLSPQEQEDLALAQALAASEEEFRRQQQRQQGRESKQSNCSLS, from the exons ATGGAGTTTCCAGATTTAGGTGAACACTGCTCTGAGAAGACATGCAAACGTTTAG ACTTTCTTCCAATGAAATGTGATGCCTGTCAAGAGATTTTCTGCAAGGACCACATCACCTATGCAAATCACCGATGCACATCATCCTACAAGAAG GATGTCCAGGTCCCAGTCTGTCCTTTGTGCAACACTCCCATTCCCATCAAGCGAGGCGAGATGCCCGACATTAAAGTCGGTGAACACATTGACCGGGACTGCAAGTCGGACCCCgcacaaagaaagagaaaa attttcacaaataaatgttcacAAGGCGGCTGTAAGCAGAAGGAAATGATCCGTGTGACCTGTGACCAGTGCCATCTAAATTACTGTCTTAAACACCGGAACCCACTAGACCATGATTGTAAGACTGATGACAAACCTCTGCCCAAACCTGG ACATGCTGCTGTAATGAGAGCCCAAAGTGCTTCCTCCAACTCTGCCTCCAGCTCTAGTTATGCTTCAGGAAACTCTCGGCCTGTTTTTAATGGTGTAAGAGCAAACACTAGAGGCAACCACAGTGG GACTACACAGCAGATTCCTGCTCCTGTTTCAGCACACAGTGTGATACCACCTTCAGCTTCGTTTCAAGCCGGCATG ACGGAGGAACAGGCTTTACAAAGGGCTCTGGAGATGTCGTTGGCTGAGACCATGCCAGCAGTGCAGCCGACCCTCAG CCCTCAGGAGCAGGAGGATCTGGCTCTCGCTCAGGCTCTCGCTGCCAGCGAAGAAGAATTCAGACGCCAGCAGCAGAGACAACAG ggGAGAGAATCCAAACAGTCCAACTGCAGCCTTTCTTAG
- the zfand2a gene encoding AN1-type zinc finger protein 2A isoform X2, giving the protein MEFPDLGEHCSEKTCKRLDFLPMKCDACQEIFCKDHITYANHRCTSSYKKDVQVPVCPLCNTPIPIKRGEMPDIKVGEHIDRDCKSDPAQRKRKIFTNKCSQGGCKQKEMIRVTCDQCHLNYCLKHRNPLDHDCKTDDKPLPKPGHAAVMRAQSASSNSASSSSYASGNSRPVFNGVRANTRGNHSGTTQQIPAPVSAHSVIPPSASFQAGMTEEQALQRALEMSLAETMPAVQPTLSPQEQEDLALAQALAASEEEFRRQQQRQQVPGKLSCH; this is encoded by the exons ATGGAGTTTCCAGATTTAGGTGAACACTGCTCTGAGAAGACATGCAAACGTTTAG ACTTTCTTCCAATGAAATGTGATGCCTGTCAAGAGATTTTCTGCAAGGACCACATCACCTATGCAAATCACCGATGCACATCATCCTACAAGAAG GATGTCCAGGTCCCAGTCTGTCCTTTGTGCAACACTCCCATTCCCATCAAGCGAGGCGAGATGCCCGACATTAAAGTCGGTGAACACATTGACCGGGACTGCAAGTCGGACCCCgcacaaagaaagagaaaa attttcacaaataaatgttcacAAGGCGGCTGTAAGCAGAAGGAAATGATCCGTGTGACCTGTGACCAGTGCCATCTAAATTACTGTCTTAAACACCGGAACCCACTAGACCATGATTGTAAGACTGATGACAAACCTCTGCCCAAACCTGG ACATGCTGCTGTAATGAGAGCCCAAAGTGCTTCCTCCAACTCTGCCTCCAGCTCTAGTTATGCTTCAGGAAACTCTCGGCCTGTTTTTAATGGTGTAAGAGCAAACACTAGAGGCAACCACAGTGG GACTACACAGCAGATTCCTGCTCCTGTTTCAGCACACAGTGTGATACCACCTTCAGCTTCGTTTCAAGCCGGCATG ACGGAGGAACAGGCTTTACAAAGGGCTCTGGAGATGTCGTTGGCTGAGACCATGCCAGCAGTGCAGCCGACCCTCAG CCCTCAGGAGCAGGAGGATCTGGCTCTCGCTCAGGCTCTCGCTGCCAGCGAAGAAGAATTCAGACGCCAGCAGCAGAGACAACAGGTACCCGGAAAGCTTAGCTGTCACTAG